One Vallitalea pronyensis genomic region harbors:
- a CDS encoding nucleoid-associated protein: MYTLEDIKLYNMIVHILDSSLSVPVLSMEEMESNYDIKEFFANHLVKTLNDDSLKQCQFQTDYNMVYNYIKEYTQDDSRFVEMSINIANQLFSIMNANSNIPSADLAVVAFGCRGTKYLALLKLNYLNSFIHYTETNNNANVNQIIQHRTTLPNSGQKINEVIVINLSTLGIDILEKKYEIDGQKEFYLSLHFLKCQTNLSSKEQYNIVKKATDTITKKYFDEDVEKKMDIQQELYHNIEESGDINLDTFANEAFKNHVDIKKEFMETINEKGLEEPVIHLTEKTITRSFEKQKLKTDTGIELKIPMELYNDPDNIEFITNPDGNISIVIKNIKKIIH, encoded by the coding sequence ATGTATACGTTAGAAGACATTAAACTCTATAACATGATTGTACATATACTTGATTCAAGCTTAAGTGTACCTGTACTGTCCATGGAAGAAATGGAAAGTAATTATGACATTAAGGAATTCTTTGCCAATCATCTTGTGAAAACCCTTAATGATGATAGCCTAAAACAGTGTCAATTTCAAACAGATTATAACATGGTGTATAACTACATCAAAGAGTACACCCAAGATGACAGCAGATTTGTAGAAATGTCCATTAATATTGCTAACCAGCTCTTCTCCATTATGAATGCAAACAGCAACATACCATCAGCAGATTTAGCCGTTGTTGCCTTTGGATGTCGTGGTACCAAGTATCTGGCTTTATTAAAGCTTAATTATTTAAACTCCTTTATTCACTATACAGAAACGAACAACAATGCTAATGTGAATCAAATTATTCAGCATCGCACAACATTACCTAATTCAGGTCAAAAAATTAATGAAGTCATCGTGATTAATCTCTCTACCTTAGGTATCGATATACTTGAGAAAAAATATGAAATTGATGGTCAAAAGGAATTCTATCTTTCCCTGCATTTTTTAAAATGTCAAACGAATTTATCGTCAAAAGAACAGTATAATATCGTAAAAAAAGCGACGGATACGATAACGAAGAAGTATTTTGATGAAGATGTAGAAAAGAAAATGGATATTCAACAAGAACTCTACCACAACATTGAAGAAAGTGGCGACATTAATCTGGATACATTTGCCAATGAAGCCTTTAAAAATCATGTGGATATTAAAAAGGAATTTATGGAGACCATTAACGAGAAAGGTCTTGAAGAGCCTGTTATTCATTTAACTGAAAAGACCATTACAAGGTCTTTTGAAAAGCAGAAGCTAAAAACAGACACAGGTATTGAACTTAAAATTCCCATGGAACTCTATAATGATCCGGATAATATTGAATTTATCACGAATCCAGATGGCAATATATCCATCGTCATTAAAAACATTAAGAAGATCATTCATTAA
- a CDS encoding ABC transporter permease produces MNSLDLIRMGLKNLLRRKMRSLLTTLGIVIGTISIVVMVSLGLGMKQNVNERMNKWGNMKIVKVYTENGGRHGMRIMRDSSSDNNEDTNVQKKAKIENDDITLMKQIAGVEAVSPVYQTNLNMVAKKFVGQYIQVKGLTLEFMEKYDLDIETGRLLAEDDKNALVFGQRVAYNFSDNQEGGGWWDMYDEETGELKPAKFKPMEYTSMKMSFDWSFGRKQQYRGRGVEENTRPVRPITVKVVGVSASENYEKAEYAYMELNTLMKLRDKYDKMTGYKDYGGKKPKKGFDQAMLYVPNRKHVDNVLKEVRKLGFEASSDTEFIKETESMNNMVQMIFGGIGGVALLVAAIGITNTMVMAIYERRKEIGVMKVIGASLKDIKKLFLFESASIGLFGGVFGVGLSVGLSVIINKIVDGNQSLSRMFQIYSDEADVTLSIIPSWLILLSLVFTTIIGLVSGYLPARKAMKLSALEAIKTD; encoded by the coding sequence ATGAATAGTCTCGATCTGATTCGTATGGGTTTGAAGAACTTACTCCGTAGAAAGATGCGTAGCCTGCTGACAACCCTTGGTATTGTTATAGGTACCATATCCATTGTTGTCATGGTATCCCTTGGTTTGGGGATGAAACAGAATGTTAACGAACGTATGAATAAGTGGGGTAACATGAAAATTGTTAAAGTATATACCGAAAATGGTGGTCGTCACGGTATGCGTATAATGCGAGATAGTTCTTCTGATAATAATGAGGATACAAATGTTCAAAAAAAAGCTAAGATTGAAAATGATGATATAACACTTATGAAACAAATTGCAGGTGTTGAGGCAGTATCACCTGTGTATCAAACGAATTTAAACATGGTTGCCAAAAAATTTGTTGGCCAATACATACAAGTTAAAGGTCTAACACTTGAATTTATGGAAAAATACGATCTTGACATTGAAACAGGTCGATTGTTGGCAGAAGATGATAAGAACGCCCTGGTATTTGGTCAACGGGTTGCTTATAATTTTAGTGATAACCAAGAAGGCGGCGGCTGGTGGGATATGTACGATGAAGAAACAGGGGAATTGAAACCCGCTAAGTTCAAACCCATGGAATATACCAGCATGAAGATGTCTTTTGACTGGAGTTTTGGTCGAAAACAACAATATCGTGGGCGTGGCGTTGAAGAAAACACCCGGCCTGTTAGACCCATTACAGTTAAGGTTGTGGGTGTTTCAGCAAGTGAAAACTATGAAAAAGCCGAGTATGCCTACATGGAGCTTAACACTTTAATGAAACTTCGTGATAAATACGATAAAATGACAGGCTATAAAGATTATGGTGGTAAAAAACCTAAAAAAGGTTTTGACCAAGCCATGCTCTATGTACCTAATCGAAAACATGTGGATAATGTGTTAAAAGAAGTACGAAAGCTTGGCTTTGAGGCCAGCAGTGATACGGAATTTATTAAAGAAACCGAATCCATGAATAACATGGTACAGATGATTTTTGGTGGTATCGGTGGTGTGGCATTACTGGTAGCTGCAATCGGTATTACCAATACCATGGTTATGGCCATTTACGAGAGAAGAAAAGAAATAGGGGTTATGAAGGTTATTGGTGCTTCCTTGAAGGATATCAAAAAACTTTTCTTATTTGAATCCGCTTCTATCGGTTTATTTGGTGGTGTATTTGGTGTTGGCTTGAGTGTTGGTTTATCTGTTATCATCAATAAAATTGTTGATGGTAACCAAAGTTTAAGCAGGATGTTCCAAATATATAGTGATGAGGCTGATGTAACCCTCTCCATTATTCCATCATGGCTCATTCTACTGTCTTTAGTATTTACGACAATCATAGGGCTTGTGTCCGGTTACTTGCCTGCTCGTAAAGCTATGAAGCTAAGTGCTTTGGAAGCAATTAAAACCGATTAA
- a CDS encoding GerAB/ArcD/ProY family transporter, which translates to MASDNKQTTTLTPSEFSHTIIAIIIGIGILGSTGPIEAAGNDGWLAVLIGGLYPLYMVWLATIISKRFPKDNIISINVKIFGQYLGSLFNLLLSFFFIYYIMTVLVSFTFVTRIFIASFIPSAVITILTMLAVFFLTIKGLKTIAKVNVFIFYLTFIIVILPGYALVKGSIINLLPVFNSGIGEIANGGLQALGRYTGIEVIFLIYPLISDKKKLKGSMLKGTIIVIAIYVWLTFIAIYYLGDVTIKFYWPILVIADSVQIPIINLFRYVFMLFWSLIIYRINGNLLYFSSMIIKDVTHVKEKYTYVIIGVIAALACFSIVFIYNETIKREIAKSEPAITLAVIAYFTIVTLLVVLLKKKEPPPDSNETSKG; encoded by the coding sequence ATGGCTTCGGATAACAAGCAGACAACCACATTAACCCCTAGTGAGTTTTCACACACCATTATAGCCATTATTATTGGAATCGGTATACTTGGTTCCACAGGTCCAATTGAAGCAGCTGGAAATGATGGATGGTTAGCTGTATTAATTGGGGGACTGTACCCATTATATATGGTCTGGCTAGCTACGATTATTAGCAAACGATTTCCTAAGGACAACATTATTAGTATCAACGTTAAGATTTTTGGGCAGTATTTAGGTTCTTTATTTAATCTTTTACTCAGTTTCTTTTTTATATATTATATCATGACCGTTTTGGTTTCTTTTACATTTGTCACACGCATATTTATTGCAAGTTTTATTCCCTCTGCAGTTATTACAATCTTAACCATGCTTGCCGTTTTCTTTTTAACCATAAAAGGGTTGAAAACCATTGCTAAGGTGAATGTTTTTATTTTTTATCTCACATTTATTATTGTTATTTTACCAGGTTATGCTCTGGTAAAGGGTTCTATCATCAATCTGTTACCTGTTTTTAACAGCGGAATAGGTGAAATCGCCAATGGTGGCTTGCAAGCCTTAGGCAGGTATACAGGCATTGAAGTTATTTTCTTGATCTATCCATTAATCAGCGACAAGAAAAAACTGAAGGGATCCATGTTAAAAGGTACAATCATTGTCATAGCCATTTATGTGTGGTTAACTTTTATTGCTATCTATTATCTTGGGGATGTAACCATTAAGTTTTATTGGCCTATTTTGGTGATTGCTGATAGTGTCCAGATACCCATTATTAATTTGTTTCGATATGTCTTTATGTTATTTTGGAGTTTGATTATCTATCGTATTAATGGGAATTTATTATATTTCTCAAGTATGATTATTAAGGATGTCACCCATGTTAAAGAAAAATATACGTATGTGATTATAGGTGTCATAGCAGCCCTGGCATGTTTTTCCATTGTATTCATCTATAATGAAACCATAAAGCGGGAAATTGCAAAATCAGAGCCTGCAATAACCTTAGCTGTTATCGCCTACTTTACCATTGTAACGTTATTGGTTGTATTGCTAAAGAAAAAAGAACCACCCCCAGACAGCAATGAAACGTCAAAAGGCTAG